The Nodosilinea sp. FACHB-141 nucleotide sequence CATAGCGGTCATACGGGCCGCTAGTTCGCTAGCAGCGGACTCCTGCAGCGCTCGCAGAATTTGGTTATTCAAGTACAGCGGCAACAGTGCGTCCAAAATTTGCACCGGATCTTGTTCGAAGATCATGTCCTGGGGAAACTCTGCTGGAGCTGGCCCTGCCATCCTCTCCCGCTCTACCTTAAAGACACCGCCTTTTGTGGTGAGCCGGAAGATTTCGTCGTCAGGTACCTCTAGCCCTTGGGGGTCAAGGGGCAGCAGGGTTTGAATCACCGGGCGAGAGCTGACCAGCGACACAAAACGGGTGTAAACTAGCTCTACCCGATCGACTTCGTCGGACAGAAATAGCGACAGCAGCTCGTCAGCAATGGTCGAGGCTTCGGACGCGATGGGAATTTGCTCTAGGCCAGTGAAGCTAGCTTCGATAGGCTGGTCGCGGCGCTTAAAGTACTGGCTGGCCTTGCGGCCCACCAAAATAAAGCGGTAGTTTAAGCCTTCGGCAGCCAGTTCCTGGGCTCGAATCTCAGCCTTGCGAATGACGTTGGTGTTGTAGCCGCCGCAAAGGCCGCGATCGCCGGAGATCACCAGCAGTGCCACTGTCTTCACCTCACGCTGCTTTAGCAGCGGCAGGTCGGTCTCTTCGAATCTGAGGCGGCTTTGCAGACCGTAGAGCACCTGAGCTAAGCGATCGGCGAAGGGGCGGGTAGCAATCACCTGCTCCTGGGCACGGCGTACCTTAGCCGCCGCCACCAGGCGCATAGCTTCGGTAATCTTACGGGTATTTTTTACAGACTTAATGCGGTCTCGAATCGCTTTTAAGTTAGGCATAGTGGATCCCTAAGGGGTCGTCGAGAGCCGGGGCGTTGGCTCATGCAACACCCCGGCTAGAACAGGAGGTTAGACTGCCGCCAAAAAGGCTTGTTTAGTTTCAGCGATCGCTTCTTTGAGCAGGGTCTCGCTCTCGTCGCCAAGTTTCTTCTCGCTGCGAATCAGCTCCGCAAACCTGGGCTTGTTGTTGCGGATATAGTCACGCAGAGACTTCGAGAAGGCCACCACCTGCTCCACAGGCACCTCATCCATAAAGCCGTTAATACCGGCATAGATGATCGCCACTTGCTCTTCCACCGGTAGGGGCGAGTACTGGGGCTGCTTCAGCAGTTCCCGCAGGCGCTGACCGCGCGCTAGCTGCTTCTGGGTAGCAGCATCCAGGTCAGAAGCAAATTGGGAGAAAGCTTGAAGTTCGTCGAACTGAGCTAGCTCCAGCTTCACCTTACCGGCCACCTGCTTCATGGCCTTGATCTGGGCCGCAGACCCCACCCGAGACACCGAAATACCAGCGTTGATTGCAGGGCGCAGACCTGAGTTAAACAGGTCAGAGGACAGGAAGATCTGGCCGTCGGTAATCGAAATTACGTTGGTGGGAATGTAAGCCGATACGTCACCCGCTTGGGTTTCAATCACGGGCAGGGCGGTCATGCTGCCCTCGCCCAGCTCGGGGCTGAGCTTAGCGGCCCGCTCTAGCAGGCGAGAGTGCAGGTAGAACACGTCGCCAGGGTAGGCTTCACGACCGGGCGGACGGCGCAGCAGCAGCGACATCTGGCGGTAGGCTTGAGCCTGCTTGGTCAGGTCATCGTAGATGATCAGAGTAGCTTTGCCCTTGTACATGAAGTACTCGGCTAGGCTGGCGCCAGTGTAGGGAGCCAGATACTGAAGCGGTGCCGGATCGTTGGCGCTGGCGGTGACCACAATGGTGTAGTCAAGGGCACCGCGATCGCGCAGCACGTCAACAATTTGAGCAACAGAAGAGGCCTTCTGACCAATCGCCACATAGACGCACACCACGTCCTCAGACTTTTGGTTGAGGATGGTGTCGATGGCGATCGCGGTTTTGCCGGTCTGACGGTCGCCAATGATCAGCTCGCGCTGCCCCCGTCCGATGGGAATCATGGCGTCGATGGCGGTAATGCCGGTCTGCATTGGCTCGTACACCGACTTCCGGGCAATGATGCCGGGGGCCGGAGACTCAATGAGGCGGGTTTCGGTGGTCTGCACATCGCCTTTGCCGTCAATGGGACGACCCAGAGCATCGACCACGCGGCCTAGCATGGCCTCACCAACGGGCACCGATGCAATTTTGCCGGTAGCGGTAACGGCGCTACCCTCTCTAATGTTGACGCCGTCGCCCATCAGTACCGCGCCCACGTTGTCTTCTTCTAGGTTGAGGGCGATACCTACGGTGCCGTCTTCAAACTCCAGCAACTCGCCAGACATGGCGTTCTCGAGGCCATAGATGCGAGCGATCCCGTCGCCCACCTGCAGCACTGTACCCACATTGGAGACCTTGACCTCCTGGTTGTACTGCTCGATCTGCTGCTTAATAATGCTGCTAATTTCGTCAGGTCTGATACTAACCATAGGACTTGCTCTGGATAAACCTACATAAACACGAGACGTCAGAGAAACTGCCCAATCAGGGGGCAGGTTGCCGCTAGGCGGATGTCGCTAGCTGCATGCCAATGCGGCGTAGCTGGCCCCGCAGGCTAGCGTCAATCACCTGAGAGCCAACCTTAATGATCAATCCACCAATCAAAGATGGATCAACAGTTACGGATAGCTCGACACTGTTGGCACCGGTCATGGCCTTCACGCGATCGCGAATAGCATTTTGCTGGTCGTCAGACAGCTCAACTGCCGCTGTAACATCGGCCAAAACCGTGTTGTTTCGCTCCCGCAGCAGGGCTTGGTACTGCTGAAGAATAGGCTTTAAGAACGCTACTCGGCTGCGGTCAACCAGCAGCAGCAAAAAACTCAGCAGAAAACCGCTCACTTTGCCTTCCGAAACCTGGCGTAGTACGCCCTTTTTAGCGTCGGCAGACATCAACGGACTCATTAAAAAGCCGGTTAGCTCTTTGGAGCTGTCCAGCACCTCCAGCAGGTCAGCTACCTCGACACCCACCTGGTCAATAGCGTTGTTGTCGGCGGCAACCGACATCAGCGCCTTGGCATAGGGGGCCGCAATCTCAGAATTCAGCGTAGTGTCGTTCATAGCTATTCTCCTTGGAGCAGGGCAATGCTGGAATCGACCAGTCGCCGCTGCAAGTCGTCATTTAACTGACCGGGTAGAGCGGCTTCACTGCGCTCGATCGCCAGAGCCGCAATTCGCTGCTGTAGTTCTCGCATCACCCGCGCCTCTTGAGAGGTTAGATCTTGGGCGGCGGTGGCCCGCATCCGTTCTACATCGGTTTGAGACTGAGCCAAAATGGCCTCTCGAGTTCGCTCCGCCGAGGTTTGAGCCTCGGTCAAAATTTTCTTGGCTTCTGACTGAGCCTGAGCCAGCTTTTGCTGCTGCTCTGCCAAAGCGGCAGCGGCTTCCTTCTTGCGCTGCTCAGCCTCTGCAATCGCCGTAGTAATAGCCGATTGGCGAGTTGATAGGGTCTTCCCTAGAAACTTGCCGCCAAAGTAATACAGCACGCCAATGATAATGACCAGATTAATTAGGTTAGTTTCTAGGATGTTGAAATCCACACCAAACCCACCTTCTTCCGCCGCTAATAACCAACCAATAGTCATATCCCTACTTTCCGTCAACGACGCGGGCAATTCCAGGGGTTAAATCACCCCGTCATCACCGATAGCTTAGGCCGCTAAAGAACCCAGCAGCTTGTCCAAAATCTGTTGGCTCAGCCCATCTACCTGCTGCTCCAGGGTAGCCATGGCCTGATTCTTCTGCTCATCTAGTTCCCGCTGCACTTGCTCTCGCTGGGCCTGGGCCTCTTGCTGAGCCGTAGCAACGGTTTGAGCCGCAATCTTTTGCGCTTCTTCCTGGGCTTCGGCAATCACCGCTTGGGCCTGGCGGCGGGTTTCGGCCAGTTCTTGCTGATACTGTTTGGCAATTTGCTCGGCTTTGGCCAAACGCTCTGCCGCATCAACTTGGTTGGAACTAATGTAACCGTCGCGCTCGTCTAAGACTTTGCCCAGGGGCTTGTAAAACAATACGTTGAGCGCTACCGCTAGCAGCACAAACTGTACGGCCATCAGCGGCAGAGTAGCATCTAGGTCAAAAAGACCACCGCCTTCCTCAACTGCCTCGGCGGTTTCAACCGCCAGTAACCAAACAAAATTCATCATTGTGGATATGCCCTTTCACTCGGCCCAGGGCCAGCACTACAAGGTGACATCGCGAATTTGAACTTCGACAGGCAGGGAAAAGTATTGACCCTTACCCTGCCCAGCGTTTCGAATCTACGAGAAGGGGTTGGCAAACAGCAGCACCAGAGCTACCACTAGACCGTAGATGGTCAGTGCTTCCATGAATGCCAAGCTCAGCAGCAGGGTGCCGCGAATCTTGCCTTCAGCCTCGGGTTGGCGAGCAATACCTTCTACCGCTTGACCAGCTGCATTACCTTGACCAATACCAGGGCCGATAGCTGCCAGACCAACGGCTAGAGCAGCTGCAATTACGGAAGCGGCAGCGATAATAGGATCCATGTCTTTACCTCGATTTGGAGAATCAACAACTCGTTAAACAGGTCGTAGACAACGCTCGATAGGCGTTTCTTATACTGCGGCCCTAAGACCACGTCGGCTGGCAGCACCTGCCCTACCAGCCAATATCAAACTGAATGCCCTCAAGAGGAAATCACTGAGGGTCATCCATGCTCTTCACCACCATGCCCCTCGATCGCCTCGCCGATGTAAGCCGCTGCTAGGGTTGCAAAGATCAGCGCCTGAATGGCACTGGTAAACAAACCTAAGACCATTACTGGTAGCGGCACGAAGAGAGGCACCAGCAAGACCAGTACAGCAACTACCAGCTCATCAGCAAGGATGTTTCCAAACAGACGGAAACTTAGGGAGAGGGGCTTGGTGAAATCTTCCAAAATGTTGATGGGCAGCAGAATGGGAGTGGGTTCGATGTACTTGGCAAAGTACCCCAGCCCGCGATTGCTAAACCCAGCATAAAAGTAAGCTAAGGACGTCAACAGCGCCAGGGCTACGGTGGTATTGATGTCGTTAGTTGGAGCGGCTAACTCACCCGACGGCAGATGAATTAACTTCCAAGGAATCAGCGCCCCTGACCAGTTGGAGACAAAGATAAACAGGAACAGCGTGCCCACAAAGGGAACCCAGGGCCGGTACTCTTTTTCGCCAATCTGGTTTTTGGCTAGGTCGCGGATAAACTCTAGAGCGTACTCCATGAAGTTCTGGAGGCCAGAAGGTACCCGCTGAATGTTGCGGGTGGCCAAGAATGAAACCAACAGCAGAGCGCCAATCACAAACCAGGAGGTCAAAAAGACCTGGCCGTGGAGTTTAAGGCCGCCGAGCTGCCAGTACAAATGCTGGCCAACCTCTAGCTTTGCCAGGACTAAGGGATGAATCATTAGCATATTGAGCGCCATCTCTTAAATCGACTTCTCCTTAAGACCTGCCAGGAAAAAGCATGCTATGCTTGGGAACCACCGATCTAGGTTAACCAGACGCCTGGGAAGATCCCGATGGTGATTTTGGCAGCACCGCAGTCCAGAGGGTGTAAGCAATTAACGCCCCCTTGTAGGTCAAAAACCCTAGAAAAACGGGTACGACCTGAAGCTGCTGCCACTCAGTAGCCACTAAAACCAAACCAACCACTAGGGCTAGTCGGCCGCTGCCTAGCCTTGAGCTTCCGCGCCCAATGTTGGCCACGCTTTTTGCCAACATCCTCAAGTAAACCACACCGCCGCACGCTCCTATTAAATAATTCAGAGCAATTGGAAGAGAGTAGGCTAGCCAAACGCTAAAAAAGATTACGCCGGTGAATGCCAGCGTGGTCAACAGCAGATTTTGCTGTAGCTGGTAGTACTCTTCCATGGCTGTCGCCGAAGCCGGAGGGAGACTTTGACCTTCGGTTTGACCGGGGTCTACTTCTGCCTCGACCTGCTCGACAGGGTCAGTGTGTTCGGAGGGCAATGGGGCCACGAAAGCGCCTAATCCTTAGCCGTTAAAGGGTTTCGCCTGCTTGGGCAGGCCGCATATGATCATATCACGGCAATAATACTTAATAGACGCTTCTCAAAAGTAAATCCGCTTTCCTCAGCCAATCTTGATCAAGTCTGCTGGGATGGTTTTAGTAAAATGAGCTGCCTCTGCTGCATCTGCCGTACTGCTTCAAGACTTGCCCCGCTTTGGGATAGCAGATCGGCAACGCTGGCCTGAGACTGATCAGCAGCGTGACCATTGTGACTGTCGCAGGCTTGTAGAAACTCAAACTCTGTCTGGTCTAAGGAGATGATCTGGTAGTTGTGGTCAAAGATGCTTTGGCTGGGCCAGCCTTCCATGCAAGGGTTGCGGGTGGGAATAGCGGACAGTAGAGCGGCGTCCTCGTCCCAGCTGAATTGTGAGTAAGGGGGGCGAGCTAGGAACCACTCGAAGTGAGTGATCTCAGGATCCAGCAGCTCTACTAGGCGATACTGATCTTTCTCAGGCAGCTGCTTGGCGCGATCGAGCAGGGCTGGATCTGATGCCAGCAGGCGATCGAGCTGCCAAACTTGAGGGTTGGAAAAACCGACGAATTCTAGACCCGAGGCGTCAATTAGCTCAAATAGGCTATCTAGGGTGTAATCAACCTCCTGCGGGTGGACGTACATGTCGGCAAAGCATTCATCTCGGTGGTTTTCCATGGCCCAGCGATCGCGCTCTCGCTGCTTCAATCGATTTCCCTCGGGCAGGCTGGCGAAGATCTGTCGCCCCACCTGTACGCCGTCGCGGTAGTCGCCGCGCTGGCTGCCTTGGACCAGGGCGATCGCCCGCTGCATCAGCGAGATTTCCCAGCGACCAATGGCGGCGTATACAAATAGATGAATAAAGCCGCCGGGAGCGAGCTTAGTGGCTAAGGCTTGGAGTCCTCGCAATGGATCGGGCATGTGGTGGATGACGCCGACGCAGTTGATCCAGTCGAACTCGCCCCCGATTTGATCGACGTCGTAAATGCTGAGTTGGCGAAACTGAACGTTGGTGGCCCCCGACCGGCTACAGCGCTCGGTGGCAGTGGCGATCGCCCGCTCACTTAGATCAATGCCCAGCACCTCAGTGTCTGGGTTGAGATGGCTAATGTATTCAGTACTCACCCCAGTGCCACACCCTGCATCCAGTACCCGCACCTGATTGGTGTTTGGGGCTGCCCCGGTGCAAAAGCTATGCACGGTTGGCCAGTACCAGCGCCAGTTGTACCCCGGTGGAGCTTCATCCAAAAAAGGTTCTGGCGGAAAAGGATAGGTGTTGTACAGGCTGGCCACTGCATCGCTGACCGCCTGGGTCTTTGTCGGGTCATCCATAGCTAATCTGTCGTTCAATTCACGTGGTTTGGTCAAACGCTAGAAAATCGCTGTCCTGCGATAGGTGCCTAGAAAAAACTCGTCCTAGGGGCTAGGGCTGTATCACCGGCGATCGTTACAGGTGATCAGCAGAGCAAGTCCTTCCCAAAAGAGGCTTTGGGGCTCCAGTTGCCTCAGCTTTATCACGAAACGTTACAAAACTTATCCGCCTTCTCAGGGGTGTAGTGGCCGTCATCTATGATGACCAAAGACATTTAAACGGCTGGATGTTACACAGTTTTTAATAATCTGTGTTGCTGTCCTGAAACGGTTTAATCTGATTCCAGGTTCAGCAAACAGCCCGCCATTCATAGATACCGCATTCAGTGCCCTGCTTGAATGCGTGGCTGGTGAGGTTAACAACGCTTTACCTTCAAGTGGGTTCAGTGATTTTACGCTGGTTCAGGGAGTCCTGAGCGTTGCCTAGTCCTACGCCCTTCAACCCGATTGATAGATTCTTTTTTGATGCCGTCATTGTCCGCATAGGGAGCCTTTGAAAACGCATGAGTGTTAAAGCAAGTGGTGGAAGTGCACCGGCGCGGCCCCAGCTCTACCAAACTCTGCCAGTGGCCACGATTTCCCAGGCCGAGCAGCAAGACCGCTACATGGGCCGGGGAGAGCTAGATGAGCTATCAGGCTTTTTTGGTTCTGGTCTTAAGCGGGTTCAGATTGCCGAAACCTTGACCCGTTACTCCGAATTGATTGTCTCCCAGGCGGCCAACCGCATCTTTACCGGAGGGTCTCCTCTGGCCTACCTGGAGCGAGTCGATAGCGAATCACCTATTGAAAAAACTCGGGCTGGCACTGTTTTAGACGAAACAGAGGCTTCCCGACTGGGCACCTCGACCTTTATCGAGAGCAGCAGTGGTGGGCTGTTCCAAAACCTATTCAATTCCACCCCCACTGGGCCTGTGCCCGCTGGGTTTCGCCCCATTAGCGTGTCTCGCTATGGCCCCAGCAACATGCAGAAGTCTCTGCGTGATATGAGCTGGTTTCTGCGCTACGTGACCTACGCCATTGTGGCGGGCGACCCCAACATCATTGCGGTCAACGTACGCGGCCTCCGCGAAATCATCGAGAACGCCTGCTCTTCGGCGGCAACGATCGTCGCCATTCAAACCATGAAGGCGGGGTCTCTGCGCTACGTGAATAGCGATCCAGAGGCTAAAGACATCGTTACCCAGTACTTTGATGTACTGCTGAGCGAGTTTAAGGCCCCGACCCCGTCAAACAAAGTACGCCAGCGCTCCTCCAGCGACCTGCAAGGTCTGGAGCTGCCTC carries:
- a CDS encoding F0F1 ATP synthase subunit B, translated to MTIGWLLAAEEGGFGVDFNILETNLINLVIIIGVLYYFGGKFLGKTLSTRQSAITTAIAEAEQRKKEAAAALAEQQQKLAQAQSEAKKILTEAQTSAERTREAILAQSQTDVERMRATAAQDLTSQEARVMRELQQRIAALAIERSEAALPGQLNDDLQRRLVDSSIALLQGE
- the atpA gene encoding F0F1 ATP synthase subunit alpha; amino-acid sequence: MVSIRPDEISSIIKQQIEQYNQEVKVSNVGTVLQVGDGIARIYGLENAMSGELLEFEDGTVGIALNLEEDNVGAVLMGDGVNIREGSAVTATGKIASVPVGEAMLGRVVDALGRPIDGKGDVQTTETRLIESPAPGIIARKSVYEPMQTGITAIDAMIPIGRGQRELIIGDRQTGKTAIAIDTILNQKSEDVVCVYVAIGQKASSVAQIVDVLRDRGALDYTIVVTASANDPAPLQYLAPYTGASLAEYFMYKGKATLIIYDDLTKQAQAYRQMSLLLRRPPGREAYPGDVFYLHSRLLERAAKLSPELGEGSMTALPVIETQAGDVSAYIPTNVISITDGQIFLSSDLFNSGLRPAINAGISVSRVGSAAQIKAMKQVAGKVKLELAQFDELQAFSQFASDLDAATQKQLARGQRLRELLKQPQYSPLPVEEQVAIIYAGINGFMDEVPVEQVVAFSKSLRDYIRNNKPRFAELIRSEKKLGDESETLLKEAIAETKQAFLAAV
- the atpE gene encoding ATP synthase F0 subunit C: MDPIIAAASVIAAALAVGLAAIGPGIGQGNAAGQAVEGIARQPEAEGKIRGTLLLSLAFMEALTIYGLVVALVLLFANPFS
- a CDS encoding F0F1 ATP synthase subunit B'; translation: MMNFVWLLAVETAEAVEEGGGLFDLDATLPLMAVQFVLLAVALNVLFYKPLGKVLDERDGYISSNQVDAAERLAKAEQIAKQYQQELAETRRQAQAVIAEAQEEAQKIAAQTVATAQQEAQAQREQVQRELDEQKNQAMATLEQQVDGLSQQILDKLLGSLAA
- a CDS encoding F0F1 ATP synthase subunit gamma, yielding MPNLKAIRDRIKSVKNTRKITEAMRLVAAAKVRRAQEQVIATRPFADRLAQVLYGLQSRLRFEETDLPLLKQREVKTVALLVISGDRGLCGGYNTNVIRKAEIRAQELAAEGLNYRFILVGRKASQYFKRRDQPIEASFTGLEQIPIASEASTIADELLSLFLSDEVDRVELVYTRFVSLVSSRPVIQTLLPLDPQGLEVPDDEIFRLTTKGGVFKVERERMAGPAPAEFPQDMIFEQDPVQILDALLPLYLNNQILRALQESAASELAARMTAMNNASDNAKELAKTLNLTYNKARQAAITQEILEVVAGANSLN
- a CDS encoding bifunctional 2-polyprenyl-6-hydroxyphenol methylase/3-demethylubiquinol 3-O-methyltransferase UbiG, coding for MDDPTKTQAVSDAVASLYNTYPFPPEPFLDEAPPGYNWRWYWPTVHSFCTGAAPNTNQVRVLDAGCGTGVSTEYISHLNPDTEVLGIDLSERAIATATERCSRSGATNVQFRQLSIYDVDQIGGEFDWINCVGVIHHMPDPLRGLQALATKLAPGGFIHLFVYAAIGRWEISLMQRAIALVQGSQRGDYRDGVQVGRQIFASLPEGNRLKQRERDRWAMENHRDECFADMYVHPQEVDYTLDSLFELIDASGLEFVGFSNPQVWQLDRLLASDPALLDRAKQLPEKDQYRLVELLDPEITHFEWFLARPPYSQFSWDEDAALLSAIPTRNPCMEGWPSQSIFDHNYQIISLDQTEFEFLQACDSHNGHAADQSQASVADLLSQSGASLEAVRQMQQRQLILLKPSQQT
- the atpH gene encoding ATP synthase F1 subunit delta, with protein sequence MNDTTLNSEIAAPYAKALMSVAADNNAIDQVGVEVADLLEVLDSSKELTGFLMSPLMSADAKKGVLRQVSEGKVSGFLLSFLLLLVDRSRVAFLKPILQQYQALLRERNNTVLADVTAAVELSDDQQNAIRDRVKAMTGANSVELSVTVDPSLIGGLIIKVGSQVIDASLRGQLRRIGMQLATSA
- a CDS encoding ATP synthase subunit I; protein product: MAPLPSEHTDPVEQVEAEVDPGQTEGQSLPPASATAMEEYYQLQQNLLLTTLAFTGVIFFSVWLAYSLPIALNYLIGACGGVVYLRMLAKSVANIGRGSSRLGSGRLALVVGLVLVATEWQQLQVVPVFLGFLTYKGALIAYTLWTAVLPKSPSGSSQASG
- the atpB gene encoding F0F1 ATP synthase subunit A gives rise to the protein MALNMLMIHPLVLAKLEVGQHLYWQLGGLKLHGQVFLTSWFVIGALLLVSFLATRNIQRVPSGLQNFMEYALEFIRDLAKNQIGEKEYRPWVPFVGTLFLFIFVSNWSGALIPWKLIHLPSGELAAPTNDINTTVALALLTSLAYFYAGFSNRGLGYFAKYIEPTPILLPINILEDFTKPLSLSFRLFGNILADELVVAVLVLLVPLFVPLPVMVLGLFTSAIQALIFATLAAAYIGEAIEGHGGEEHG